Proteins co-encoded in one Alphaproteobacteria bacterium PA2 genomic window:
- a CDS encoding TonB-dependent receptor: protein MRTTQRTLALGSAAGAALIFAAGLAMPAFAADNTVAEVVVTAQKKSENINDVPESVTAVSGEKLDVIRSSGGDIRVLSARAPSLTLESSFGRTFPRPYIRGLGNTDFDLNASQPVSFVYDEVVLESPILKGLPLFDIDQVEVLRGPQGTLFGRNTPAGVLKFESAKPTKTFGGYGQISAATYNTINAEGAISGPIVGDVLSGRLSVLYQHRGDWIDNAFTKKSDATGGYDETAFRGQLLYTPSEDFSALLNVHHMDLDGTPQIFRANIIAKGSNDFASGFRRDTIAQDAQSRATQKVHLTGANLKVTYDLGGPVLTSVTGYENAKVYSRGDIDGGFGASFAPPFGPGFIPFPSESADGIPFHAQWSQEFRLAGKKDNLSYTVGAFYFFEDVKIDSFDYNTLAGGKQDGFAYQHQKSKSWALFANGDWSLTDQWNVAAGVRYSNDKKDFVAQRLVSPFGAPATARLKATPSSDEVSFNLSTTYALTDKVNAYARIARGYRAPSIQGRLLFGDTLSVADTETMMSYEAGIKGTGYDNRIRFDADVFAYRVNDLQLTAVGGGANFNRLINAEHANGYGFEFNAEAAPIDNLNLTAGWSYNHTEIDDSKLATAPCGSGCTVLDPKGALAGTVNINGNTLPNAPRWIASVTARYAIPYGDGEFFAYTDWAYRSKINFFLYDSVEYSDDHLVEGGLRLGYAKADGQLEVAIFGRNITNDKSLEGGIDFNNLTGFVNDPRTIGVELKTRF from the coding sequence ATGCGCACCACTCAACGAACTCTGGCCCTCGGGAGCGCCGCCGGCGCCGCCCTGATCTTCGCGGCCGGCCTCGCCATGCCCGCCTTCGCCGCCGACAACACCGTGGCTGAAGTCGTCGTCACGGCTCAGAAGAAGTCGGAAAACATCAACGACGTTCCGGAATCGGTCACCGCCGTCAGCGGCGAGAAGCTTGATGTCATCCGGTCATCCGGCGGCGATATCCGCGTCCTGTCGGCGCGAGCCCCCAGCCTGACCCTTGAGTCCAGCTTTGGCCGCACCTTCCCGCGCCCCTACATCCGTGGCCTTGGCAATACCGACTTCGACCTCAACGCCTCCCAGCCCGTCTCCTTCGTCTATGACGAAGTCGTCCTCGAGAGCCCCATCCTGAAGGGCCTGCCGCTCTTTGACATCGACCAGGTTGAAGTCCTCCGCGGCCCGCAGGGCACGCTGTTTGGCCGCAACACCCCGGCCGGCGTCCTGAAGTTCGAGTCCGCCAAGCCGACCAAGACCTTCGGTGGCTACGGCCAGATCTCGGCCGCTACCTACAATACGATCAATGCCGAGGGCGCCATTTCCGGTCCGATCGTCGGCGACGTCCTGTCCGGCCGCCTGTCGGTCCTCTATCAGCACCGCGGCGACTGGATCGACAACGCCTTCACCAAGAAGAGCGACGCGACCGGCGGCTATGACGAAACCGCCTTCAGGGGCCAACTGCTCTACACGCCGTCTGAAGACTTCAGCGCCCTGCTGAACGTCCACCACATGGATCTGGACGGCACGCCGCAGATCTTCCGCGCCAACATCATCGCCAAGGGCTCCAACGACTTCGCCTCGGGCTTCCGCCGCGACACCATCGCCCAGGACGCCCAGAGCCGCGCCACCCAGAAGGTTCACCTCACGGGCGCAAACCTGAAGGTGACCTACGACCTCGGCGGCCCGGTCCTGACCTCGGTGACCGGCTATGAAAACGCCAAGGTCTATTCCCGCGGCGACATTGACGGCGGCTTTGGCGCCTCCTTCGCACCGCCCTTCGGCCCCGGCTTCATCCCCTTCCCGTCGGAAAGCGCTGACGGCATTCCCTTCCACGCCCAGTGGAGCCAGGAATTCCGCCTCGCCGGCAAGAAGGACAATCTGAGCTATACGGTCGGCGCCTTCTACTTCTTCGAAGACGTGAAGATCGACAGCTTCGATTACAATACCCTGGCCGGCGGCAAGCAGGACGGCTTCGCCTACCAGCACCAGAAGTCCAAGTCCTGGGCCCTGTTCGCCAATGGCGACTGGTCCCTGACCGATCAGTGGAATGTCGCCGCCGGCGTCCGCTATTCCAATGACAAGAAGGACTTCGTCGCCCAGCGTCTGGTCTCGCCCTTCGGCGCCCCGGCGACGGCTCGCCTGAAGGCCACGCCTTCGAGCGATGAGGTCAGCTTCAACCTGAGCACCACCTATGCCCTGACGGACAAGGTCAACGCCTATGCCCGCATCGCCCGCGGCTATCGCGCGCCATCGATCCAGGGCCGCCTGCTGTTCGGCGACACCCTGTCCGTGGCCGACACCGAGACCATGATGTCCTATGAGGCGGGCATCAAGGGCACCGGCTATGACAACCGCATCCGCTTCGATGCCGACGTCTTCGCCTATCGGGTCAATGACCTGCAGCTGACCGCGGTCGGCGGCGGCGCCAATTTCAACCGCTTGATCAATGCCGAGCACGCCAATGGCTATGGCTTTGAATTCAATGCCGAAGCTGCGCCGATCGACAATCTGAACCTGACGGCAGGCTGGTCATACAACCACACGGAAATCGACGACTCCAAGCTCGCCACCGCCCCTTGCGGTTCGGGCTGCACCGTCCTTGATCCCAAGGGCGCCCTGGCCGGCACCGTCAATATCAACGGCAACACCCTGCCCAACGCCCCGCGCTGGATCGCCAGCGTCACGGCGCGCTACGCCATCCCCTACGGCGACGGCGAGTTCTTCGCCTATACCGACTGGGCCTATCGTTCGAAGATCAACTTCTTCCTCTATGACTCCGTCGAATACTCCGACGATCATCTGGTGGAGGGCGGTCTGCGCCTTGGCTATGCAAAGGCCGACGGTCAGCTGGAAGTGGCGATCTTTGGTCGCAACATCACCAACGACAAGAGCCTTGAAGGCGGGATCGACTTCAACAACCTGACGGGCTTCGTCAACGATCCGCGCACGATCGGCGTCGAACTCAAGACCAGGTTCTAG
- a CDS encoding DNA (cytosine-5-)-methyltransferase: MARLGLGDGWACAFANDFDSAKAGAYRDNFPDAGRHLVEGDVWALTAADLPGQADLAWASSPCQDFSLAGGRAGLAGGRSSAFYGFWKLVDALGAEGRAPRTLVIENVTGLLTSNSGADFAALCAALASQGYCYGALEIDAAPFLPQSRPRVFVIAARGRPEGLTGPNPFRTPAINKAYESLPVSLQSDWMDWAGMAPARRNAGLADILDPDSEARWSTPEETSNLISLMSPAHRARLEALKASGERAVGALFRRTRQVDGRRQQRAEVRFDGMAGCLRTPRGGSSRQTLVLVDGGEVRSRLISPREAARLMGLPETYRLPKSVTAALHVTGDGVAVPAVRWLAGQILEPLLAELDKGFQIS, translated from the coding sequence ATGGCGCGCCTGGGTCTCGGGGACGGCTGGGCCTGCGCCTTCGCCAACGATTTCGATTCCGCCAAGGCCGGCGCCTATCGCGACAACTTTCCGGACGCCGGGCGGCACCTGGTCGAAGGCGATGTCTGGGCCCTGACCGCTGCCGACCTCCCCGGACAGGCGGACTTGGCCTGGGCCTCATCCCCCTGCCAGGACTTCAGTCTGGCCGGCGGCAGGGCGGGACTGGCCGGCGGACGATCTTCTGCCTTCTACGGCTTCTGGAAGCTGGTGGACGCCCTGGGAGCGGAAGGCCGCGCCCCCCGGACCCTGGTCATCGAGAATGTCACGGGCCTGCTCACCTCGAACAGCGGGGCTGACTTTGCCGCCCTCTGCGCAGCCCTGGCCAGTCAGGGCTATTGCTATGGCGCCCTGGAGATCGACGCCGCGCCCTTCCTGCCCCAGTCCCGACCCCGGGTTTTCGTGATTGCGGCCAGGGGGAGACCTGAGGGCCTCACGGGTCCTAACCCCTTCCGCACGCCGGCCATCAACAAGGCCTATGAAAGTCTGCCAGTAAGTCTCCAGTCCGACTGGATGGACTGGGCCGGAATGGCCCCAGCCCGACGGAATGCGGGTCTTGCCGACATTCTTGACCCCGATTCAGAGGCGCGCTGGAGCACGCCCGAGGAAACCAGCAACCTGATCAGCCTGATGAGCCCGGCGCACAGGGCCCGGCTCGAGGCGCTGAAGGCCTCAGGCGAAAGAGCCGTCGGCGCCCTCTTCCGCCGCACGCGGCAGGTCGACGGTCGGCGTCAGCAAAGGGCCGAGGTCAGGTTCGACGGTATGGCCGGGTGTCTTCGCACCCCCCGCGGCGGATCATCACGCCAGACCCTGGTCCTGGTGGACGGTGGCGAAGTCCGCTCGCGTCTGATCAGCCCCCGGGAGGCGGCCCGCCTCATGGGTCTGCCGGAAACCTATCGCCTGCCGAAGTCGGTCACCGCAGCCCTGCATGTGACCGGGGATGGCGTTGCGGTTCCCGCGGTCCGCTGGCTGGCCGGCCAGATCCTCGAACCCCTTCTGGCCGAGCTGGACAAGGGCTTTCAGATTTCCTGA
- the recQ gene encoding DNA helicase RecQ, with product MSSALLNQAREILRRTFGHAEFRGRQAEVISEILAGRSALAVLPTGGGKSVCYQIPAMMRPGLGLVISPLIALMTDQVASLLQAGVSAARIDSTGEAWERSETWAKIEAGQLDLLYVSPEGLMAPAMMERLKRTPLSLIAIDEAHCVSQWGHDFRPEYRMLGRLAEIFPEVPRLAVTATADVRTREDIRTELKLHDSAEFVASFARPELALSAERKRGAGHKRVLELVEARPNRSGVIYAGSRDGTDKLAEALRSAGVPALAYHAGLDKTVRADRLEHFLESEAGVMVATIAFGMGVDKPDVRYVIHADPPASIEAYWQEIGRAGRDGDPAEGITLYGASDMAWAYRRIEGREVSDEVKSVQNRKVRQLYALLDGASCRAAGVRRYFGEEGVEACGQCDLCLGTVETVDATEAAQKALSAAHRMGGRFGRGRLVEHLLGKTKDPSAFEAGLSTFGVGKEFSATGWRDLVDQLLFDGLLKEDPNDGRPLIGLGDVEGVRAVYRGEKQVALRRALEDHDATVTRSRKRGRDAVELAVGDQKLFEDLRYWRAAEAKRQHVPPYVIFSDRTLAEIALRRPRTSATLLAVSGVGEGKLTRYGDEVIAIVNSI from the coding sequence ATGTCATCGGCCTTGCTCAACCAGGCGCGGGAAATCCTGCGCCGGACCTTCGGACACGCGGAATTCCGGGGTCGCCAGGCCGAGGTGATTTCGGAAATCCTGGCCGGGCGCTCTGCCCTGGCGGTCCTGCCCACCGGCGGCGGCAAGAGCGTCTGCTACCAGATTCCGGCCATGATGCGACCCGGCCTGGGCCTGGTGATCTCACCCCTTATCGCCCTGATGACCGATCAGGTGGCCAGCCTGCTGCAGGCCGGGGTTTCCGCGGCCCGTATCGATTCCACCGGCGAGGCCTGGGAGCGGTCAGAGACCTGGGCCAAGATCGAGGCGGGTCAGCTGGATCTGCTCTATGTTTCGCCCGAGGGCCTGATGGCTCCGGCCATGATGGAGCGGTTGAAACGCACGCCCCTGTCCCTGATCGCCATTGATGAAGCCCACTGCGTCAGTCAGTGGGGACACGACTTCCGTCCGGAATACCGGATGCTTGGTCGGCTGGCGGAAATCTTTCCTGAGGTTCCCCGGCTCGCCGTCACGGCGACAGCCGATGTGCGGACCCGGGAGGACATACGCACCGAGCTGAAGCTGCATGACAGCGCAGAATTCGTCGCCAGCTTCGCCCGCCCGGAACTGGCCCTGTCGGCGGAACGCAAGCGCGGCGCCGGACACAAGCGTGTGCTGGAGCTGGTGGAGGCCCGTCCCAACCGTTCGGGTGTGATCTATGCCGGCTCCCGGGACGGCACCGACAAGCTGGCCGAGGCCCTGCGCAGCGCCGGGGTTCCGGCCCTGGCCTATCATGCGGGTCTGGACAAGACGGTGCGGGCCGACCGCCTGGAGCACTTCCTGGAGTCCGAGGCCGGGGTCATGGTGGCCACCATCGCCTTTGGCATGGGGGTCGACAAACCCGACGTCCGTTATGTGATCCATGCCGATCCGCCCGCCTCCATCGAGGCCTACTGGCAGGAAATCGGCCGGGCCGGGCGGGATGGCGACCCTGCTGAGGGCATTACCCTCTATGGGGCTTCCGACATGGCCTGGGCCTATCGGCGTATTGAGGGGCGCGAGGTCTCCGACGAGGTCAAGTCGGTCCAGAACCGCAAGGTGCGTCAGCTCTACGCCCTGCTGGACGGCGCCTCCTGCCGGGCCGCCGGGGTAAGACGCTATTTCGGCGAAGAGGGGGTCGAGGCCTGTGGTCAGTGCGACCTCTGCCTGGGAACAGTCGAGACGGTGGACGCGACTGAAGCGGCGCAAAAGGCCCTGTCGGCGGCCCACCGCATGGGCGGCCGGTTCGGCCGGGGCCGCCTGGTGGAGCACCTGCTTGGCAAGACCAAGGACCCGTCCGCCTTCGAGGCCGGACTCTCCACCTTCGGCGTCGGCAAGGAGTTCAGTGCGACGGGCTGGCGCGATCTGGTGGACCAGCTGCTGTTTGATGGACTGCTGAAGGAAGACCCCAACGACGGTCGCCCCCTTATTGGTCTGGGTGATGTGGAAGGCGTCCGCGCCGTCTATCGCGGCGAAAAGCAGGTGGCCCTGCGGCGGGCGCTGGAAGATCATGATGCGACCGTTACCCGATCGCGCAAGCGCGGCCGTGACGCCGTCGAGCTGGCTGTGGGTGACCAGAAGCTGTTTGAGGATCTGCGATACTGGCGGGCGGCTGAGGCCAAACGCCAGCACGTGCCGCCCTATGTCATTTTTTCAGATCGCACCCTGGCGGAGATCGCCCTGAGGCGGCCCCGAACCTCTGCGACCCTGCTGGCTGTTTCCGGTGTCGGTGAGGGCAAGCTGACCCGTTATGGCGACGAGGTCATAGCGATCGTCAATTCGATATGA
- a CDS encoding very short patch repair endonuclease, protein MTDVFSPEKRSSVMRRVRSRDTSPELKVRKALTAMGLRYRLHRKDLPGSPDIVMPGRRLAIFIHGCFWHGHDCARGARVPKANQDYWLAKIGRNRERDAGSLQALTVLGWKVLVLWECEMRADPDWREKLEGLVTACPPVPLVR, encoded by the coding sequence GTGACGGACGTCTTTTCCCCGGAGAAAAGATCGTCCGTCATGCGCCGGGTGCGCAGCAGGGACACCAGCCCGGAACTGAAGGTGCGCAAGGCCCTGACCGCCATGGGCTTGCGCTATCGCCTGCACCGGAAGGACCTGCCGGGCTCACCGGATATCGTCATGCCGGGACGGCGCCTGGCCATCTTCATCCACGGCTGCTTCTGGCATGGCCACGACTGCGCCCGCGGCGCCCGGGTCCCCAAGGCCAATCAGGACTACTGGCTGGCCAAGATCGGCCGCAACCGTGAGCGGGACGCCGGCAGCCTGCAGGCCCTCACAGTCCTGGGCTGGAAGGTCCTGGTCCTGTGGGAATGTGAAATGAGGGCGGACCCTGACTGGCGGGAAAAGCTGGAAGGGCTTGTGACGGCTTGCCCGCCGGTCCCTCTCGTCCGATAA
- a CDS encoding amidohydrolase, with protein MADTAWDMVIRNGSVIDGSGAAAFAADIAIRDGLIAQVGAVSGKGAEEIDAAGRLVMPGFVDIHTHYDGQATWGEHMTPSAWHGVTTVVMGNCGVGFAPCRPEDHDRLIRLMEGVEDIPFPVLTEGLPWNWESFPDYLDALGRRAFDVDIGAQLPHAALRVYVMGERGANREPASPADIAAMAAIAQKAMEAGALGFSTSRTLNHRTSDGQPTPTLTAAEDELTGIARGLGAAGKGVLQVVSDFGDPRAEFGLLRRMVEASGRPLSFSLVQSPKGPNAWRTLLDALSEATAAGLPMKAQVCGRPVGVLLGFELTLNPFSHTQAYKAIADLPFAERLARLQDPTFRAALLDQATPAGGHAIAAGLTRNWSTMFLMGDEPDYEQTPDQTIAALAETRGMTPDQLALDHMLSRGGKGMLYLPFLNYADGSLDPSYAMLTHRDTVPGLSDGGAHVGMICDGSFPTSNLTHWTRDRTRGSKIPLETMVRMQTRDTAEAVGLHDRGLIAPGYRADLNIIDYEALTLGAPGVAYDLPAGGRRLVQRAKGYVATLVAGAVTYRDGEPTGALPGRLLRGGQPAPVALAAE; from the coding sequence CTGGCTGACACGGCCTGGGACATGGTGATCCGCAATGGATCGGTCATTGATGGCTCTGGCGCCGCCGCCTTTGCCGCCGACATCGCCATCAGGGACGGACTGATCGCCCAGGTCGGCGCCGTGTCCGGCAAGGGGGCCGAGGAAATCGACGCCGCCGGCAGGCTGGTGATGCCGGGCTTTGTGGACATTCACACCCACTATGACGGCCAGGCGACCTGGGGCGAACACATGACCCCTTCGGCCTGGCACGGAGTGACGACGGTGGTCATGGGCAATTGCGGGGTCGGCTTCGCCCCCTGCCGGCCCGAAGACCACGACCGCCTGATCCGTCTCATGGAGGGGGTGGAAGACATTCCCTTCCCGGTGCTGACCGAGGGTCTGCCATGGAACTGGGAAAGTTTCCCCGACTATCTCGACGCCCTGGGCCGCCGGGCCTTTGACGTGGACATCGGCGCCCAGCTGCCCCACGCCGCCCTTCGGGTCTATGTCATGGGTGAGCGCGGGGCCAACCGCGAACCGGCCAGCCCCGCTGACATCGCCGCAATGGCGGCCATAGCCCAGAAGGCCATGGAAGCTGGCGCCCTCGGCTTTTCCACCTCCCGGACCCTCAATCACCGGACATCGGACGGCCAGCCCACCCCGACCCTCACCGCAGCCGAGGACGAGCTGACCGGCATAGCCAGGGGCCTTGGCGCCGCCGGAAAAGGCGTGCTGCAGGTGGTCTCTGATTTTGGCGACCCCCGGGCAGAGTTCGGCCTGCTGCGCCGGATGGTGGAGGCATCGGGCCGCCCCCTGTCCTTCAGCCTGGTTCAGAGCCCCAAGGGCCCCAATGCCTGGCGCACCCTGCTTGATGCCCTATCCGAAGCGACGGCGGCCGGCCTGCCCATGAAGGCCCAGGTCTGTGGTCGTCCGGTGGGCGTGCTGCTGGGCTTTGAGCTGACCCTCAATCCGTTCAGCCATACGCAGGCCTACAAGGCGATCGCTGACCTGCCCTTCGCCGAACGCCTGGCCCGGCTGCAGGATCCGACCTTCCGGGCGGCCCTTCTGGATCAGGCGACGCCGGCTGGCGGCCACGCCATTGCCGCGGGCCTGACCCGCAACTGGTCGACCATGTTCCTGATGGGCGATGAGCCCGACTATGAGCAGACCCCCGACCAGACCATTGCCGCCCTGGCGGAGACCCGGGGCATGACGCCGGACCAGCTTGCCCTTGATCACATGCTGTCCAGGGGGGGCAAGGGCATGCTCTACCTGCCCTTCCTGAACTATGCCGACGGCTCCCTTGACCCCAGCTACGCCATGCTGACCCACAGGGACACGGTGCCAGGCCTGTCGGACGGGGGCGCCCATGTGGGCATGATCTGCGATGGCAGCTTCCCCACCTCCAACCTCACCCACTGGACCCGCGACCGGACCCGGGGGTCGAAGATTCCCCTGGAGACCATGGTCCGCATGCAGACCCGCGATACCGCCGAGGCGGTGGGCCTGCACGATCGCGGCCTCATTGCGCCAGGCTATCGGGCTGACCTCAACATCATCGACTATGAGGCCCTGACCCTGGGGGCGCCCGGTGTCGCCTATGATCTCCCTGCCGGCGGCCGCAGACTGGTCCAGCGGGCGAAGGGCTATGTCGCCACCCTGGTGGCCGGCGCCGTCACCTATCGGGATGGAGAGCCCACCGGCGCCCTGCCGGGAAGACTGCTCCGTGGGGGCCAGCCAGCACCCGTCGCTCTGGCGGCGGAATAG
- a CDS encoding peroxiredoxin, which produces MARYTADVLWSLKEGEDFANGRYSRAHTISFDGGVTMPASASPHVVGKWADPAAVDPEELLVAALSNCHMLTFLHKARLAGFSVASYADHAEGVMEEIAPGRLGVTRVWLKPDIAWAGPAPTPDQLVDLHHAAHEECYIANSVTTEVVIG; this is translated from the coding sequence ATGGCCCGCTACACGGCCGACGTCCTGTGGAGCCTGAAGGAGGGCGAAGACTTCGCCAATGGCCGCTACAGCCGGGCCCACACGATCAGCTTTGACGGCGGCGTCACCATGCCGGCTTCGGCCTCACCCCACGTGGTGGGCAAGTGGGCCGATCCCGCTGCCGTGGATCCCGAGGAATTGCTGGTGGCGGCCCTGTCCAACTGTCACATGCTGACCTTCCTGCACAAGGCGCGGCTGGCCGGGTTTTCCGTGGCCAGCTATGCCGACCACGCCGAGGGCGTCATGGAAGAGATAGCTCCGGGCCGGCTGGGCGTGACCCGGGTCTGGCTCAAGCCCGACATCGCCTGGGCCGGTCCCGCGCCCACGCCGGATCAGCTGGTGGACCTCCACCATGCCGCCCACGAGGAATGTTACATCGCCAACTCGGTGACCACCGAGGTGGTCATAGGTTAG
- the cysK gene encoding cysteine synthase A, translated as MATYDASNHKRKGRGKIYASIIDTIGDTPLVALPNLTKALKPKGTVLAKLEFFNPISSVKDRIGVSLIESLEFQGILKPGSTIVEPTSGNTGIALAFVAASKGYKLILCMPESMSVERRKMLLLLGAQLELTPAERGMAGAVARAKELVEAIPGAVLPQQFDNAANPLIHRVSTAEEIWNDTEGKVDAVVSGVGTGGTITGIGQVLKERKPSLKMVAVEPASSPVLSGGSPAPHKIQGIGAGFVPSILDRGVIDEIIQVSNDDSFAMARRVAREEGIPVGISSGAALTAAFDLASRDDMAGKTIVAIIPSFAERYLSTALFDGL; from the coding sequence ATGGCCACCTATGACGCCTCCAATCACAAGCGTAAGGGCCGGGGGAAGATCTACGCCTCCATCATCGACACCATCGGCGATACGCCTCTTGTCGCCCTGCCCAACCTGACCAAGGCGCTGAAGCCCAAGGGCACGGTCCTGGCCAAGCTGGAATTCTTCAATCCGATCTCCTCCGTGAAGGACCGGATCGGGGTCAGCCTGATCGAAAGCCTGGAATTCCAGGGCATCCTCAAGCCCGGCTCGACCATTGTGGAACCCACCAGCGGCAATACCGGCATCGCCCTGGCCTTTGTGGCGGCGTCCAAGGGCTACAAGCTCATCCTTTGCATGCCCGAAAGCATGTCGGTGGAGCGGCGCAAGATGCTGCTCCTGCTCGGCGCCCAGCTGGAACTGACTCCGGCCGAGCGCGGCATGGCCGGCGCGGTCGCCCGGGCCAAGGAACTGGTGGAGGCCATTCCGGGCGCGGTCCTGCCCCAGCAGTTCGATAACGCCGCCAACCCCCTGATCCACCGGGTCTCCACCGCCGAGGAAATCTGGAACGACACCGAAGGCAAGGTGGACGCTGTCGTCTCCGGCGTCGGCACGGGCGGGACCATTACCGGGATCGGTCAGGTCCTGAAGGAACGCAAGCCGTCCCTGAAGATGGTGGCGGTCGAGCCAGCCTCCTCGCCGGTCCTGTCGGGGGGCTCGCCGGCCCCGCACAAGATCCAGGGCATTGGCGCCGGCTTTGTGCCGTCCATCCTGGACCGCGGCGTCATTGACGAGATCATCCAGGTCTCCAATGACGACAGCTTCGCCATGGCCCGCCGCGTGGCCCGGGAAGAAGGCATTCCGGTAGGCATTTCCTCAGGCGCCGCCCTGACTGCAGCCTTTGACCTGGCCTCCCGGGATGACATGGCCGGCAAGACCATTGTCGCCATCATTCCCAGCTTCGCCGAACGCTACCTGTCCACGGCCCTGTTCGACGGCCTCTAG
- a CDS encoding FAD-containing monooxygenase EthA, with amino-acid sequence MPTEHFDVVIIGAGLSGVGAAHHLQTNCPDRSYVILEGRQAIGGTWDLFRYPGIRSDSDMYTLGYAFKPWTEAKAIADGPSILKYVRDTAKDEGIEPHIRFGHMVQNASWSSSDALWTVESQVDGKPVQVTCQFLFLCGGYYNYDKGYTPDFPGAKDFKGALVHPQHWPENLEYAGKRVVVIGSGATAVTLVPEMAKTAAHVTMLQRSPTYVVSRPAEDAMANKLRKWLPSMLAYQIIRWRNVLGGMFFYRIARNRPDRTKQGIIDMVKAELGPDYDVATHFTPKYNPWDQRLCLVPDADLFNAIKSGAAEVVTDHIETFTPTGIKLKSGAELPADVIVTATGLNLQVLNGLKLTVDGQAVDPGTSLSYKGMMYSDVPNLASSFGYTNASWTLKCDLTCEYVCRLLNHMKKTGLQQATPRNNDPDMGLEPWLDFSSGYVQRSIAAFPKQGSKAPWKLHQNYARDMMSLRYSTLEDGVLEFSNPRRRNAA; translated from the coding sequence ATGCCCACCGAACACTTTGACGTCGTCATCATCGGAGCCGGCCTGTCCGGCGTCGGCGCGGCCCATCACCTGCAGACCAACTGCCCGGACCGATCCTATGTCATCCTCGAGGGGCGGCAGGCGATCGGCGGGACCTGGGACCTGTTCCGCTATCCAGGCATCCGGTCGGACAGCGACATGTACACCCTGGGCTATGCCTTCAAGCCCTGGACCGAGGCCAAGGCGATTGCTGACGGGCCTTCCATCCTGAAATACGTGCGCGATACGGCCAAGGACGAGGGAATCGAGCCCCACATCCGGTTCGGACACATGGTCCAGAACGCCTCCTGGTCGTCGTCGGACGCCCTCTGGACCGTTGAGTCCCAGGTTGATGGCAAGCCGGTCCAGGTGACCTGCCAGTTCCTGTTCCTGTGCGGCGGCTATTACAATTACGACAAGGGCTATACCCCGGACTTCCCCGGCGCCAAGGACTTCAAGGGCGCCCTGGTCCATCCCCAGCACTGGCCGGAAAACCTGGAATATGCCGGCAAGCGGGTGGTGGTGATCGGGTCAGGCGCCACGGCCGTGACCCTGGTGCCGGAAATGGCAAAGACCGCGGCCCATGTCACCATGCTGCAGCGCTCGCCCACCTATGTGGTGTCGCGCCCCGCCGAGGACGCCATGGCCAACAAGCTGCGCAAGTGGCTGCCCTCCATGCTGGCCTACCAGATCATCCGCTGGCGCAATGTGCTGGGGGGCATGTTCTTCTACCGGATCGCCCGCAACCGGCCCGACCGGACCAAGCAAGGCATCATCGACATGGTGAAGGCCGAGCTGGGCCCGGACTATGACGTGGCCACCCACTTCACGCCCAAATACAATCCGTGGGACCAGCGCCTCTGCCTGGTGCCGGACGCCGACCTGTTCAACGCCATCAAGTCGGGTGCGGCCGAGGTGGTCACCGACCATATCGAGACCTTCACCCCCACCGGTATCAAGCTGAAGTCCGGCGCCGAGCTGCCGGCCGATGTGATCGTCACGGCGACGGGTCTGAACCTGCAGGTGCTCAATGGCCTGAAGCTGACCGTGGACGGCCAGGCGGTCGATCCCGGGACCAGCCTCAGCTACAAGGGCATGATGTATTCCGATGTGCCGAACCTGGCGTCGTCCTTCGGCTACACCAATGCGTCCTGGACCCTGAAGTGCGACCTGACCTGCGAGTATGTCTGCCGACTTCTGAACCACATGAAGAAGACGGGCCTGCAGCAGGCTACCCCGAGGAACAATGATCCGGACATGGGCCTGGAGCCCTGGCTCGACTTCTCGTCCGGATATGTCCAGCGCTCCATCGCCGCCTTCCCCAAGCAGGGATCCAAGGCGCCGTGGAAGCTGCACCAGAACTATGCCCGGGACATGATGAGCCTGCGCTATTCGACCCTGGAGGACGGGGTGCTGGAATTCTCCAATCCGCGCCGACGCAACGCCGCCTAA